Within Bacillus sp. Marseille-Q1617, the genomic segment TTAAGATTTCCTCGTTGTATCTTAACCAGGTGTATTCATCGAGAACGACATTATTACTCTTAAAGTCTTCTAATTCGTCTTTTCTCAGTTTTTTAATAAATTCTTCATCTATTTTTACTATTCTGTGTTGTTCAACGATTCTATCTTTTGCAAATGGTTTAATGACTGGGCAAATGAAAGCTGCACCAAGTATTTGTTTTTTTTGTTTTTGAATAATGCCTCTAGCTATATAGCCCCCATATGATTCTCCAGCTATTATGTATTCTTGTTCGGGAATTATAGCTTGAATAAAATCTGTTACAGTATTCAGAATTTCATCAGAACTACTAATTTCGTTATAGTTTTTTGTTAACCCCATCCCTGGAAGGTCAATGTATATACGCCTATATCCATCTCTTTTTTTAAACACAGGTTCCATACATCCACTCATTAAACGATGGTCTGGTGAATAACCATGTATCATTATAATAGGTGTACCTTCCCCTAGATCTTCATAGAATATTTCTGCTTGGTCAACCTTACAATATGCCAATATAAACCCTTCTCTCCGCAATTTTTATCACCATAGGTAGGAGATATTCTCTTCTTTATAATTTCTATTTCTATTTTCACTTAATGCCTAAAATTGATGAAGGAAAATAGTCGGATCAATTAGCTAATCTTCATTTATTGCCCCCGTTTGTTGAAGAAACAACTTTTACTCTCTCTTCTCATAACCCTTGCCAATAACTGTTTCTTTATCTTTATTAATATAAACAATCAGTCTACCGTTCGACGCGTCTTCGGTATTATTAAATGTTACTGTATATATGGTTCTACCAGTGAATTTATCACCTAATTGTTTACCAAGTTGTTCACTCACAGTCACTTTATCAACAACAGAATCCTTAGGTGATACTGGAATTTTATCTTCCTCTTCTCTCGTTAAACTATTAAATGCAATCATCTCTATCGGCAATTGTTCATTTTTGAATAAATTACAACCGGTTAATATCCCCAGAAGACATACCATCGCTAAAAGTAAAAAAGGTTTCATTCTCAGAAATGCTCCTTTCAAACTAACTATCGAGTTATTCCGTTAACCACTCGATAATTGAATGCGAGCTCTAGCTTGAGGTCAACTATCTTTTCTATAGTTATCCTCTATTCTTAAATAAAATCGTGATAAAATCATTATGGGTTATTTATTTGAAATCCTCTTTCACATCGTTTACTTTATTATTGAATAAATACAAGTGTCAGTCAGCTTGCTGCCATCTGCGGATAATTCGTCATTCCTTAAGGTTCCTTCTAATTCAAAACCTAGTTTTTCTGGAATCGAACGACTTTTTAAGTTTGTTGATTCGCATCTTATTTCAATTCTTCTAAATTTGAGTTTCTGAAAGCCAAGGTTGGTTAACTCACTTACTGCTTCAGTCATATATCCATTGCCACTAAACGGCGAGTTAATCCAGTATCCAATTTCACATTTGGAAATCTTCCAATTAATTCTGTGAAG encodes:
- a CDS encoding GNAT family N-acetyltransferase yields the protein MEPILIDVPLQVETDRLILRGPQQAGDGDVVHQAIKDSIDELREWLLLFQAIPTVEETEILLREAHINFLKRESFRYLIFHKDTNDFIGTASLHRINWKISKCEIGYWINSPFSGNGYMTEAVSELTNLGFQKLKFRRIEIRCESTNLKSRSIPEKLGFELEGTLRNDELSADGSKLTDTCIYSIIK
- a CDS encoding alpha/beta fold hydrolase, which gives rise to MAYCKVDQAEIFYEDLGEGTPIIMIHGYSPDHRLMSGCMEPVFKKRDGYRRIYIDLPGMGLTKNYNEISSSDEILNTVTDFIQAIIPEQEYIIAGESYGGYIARGIIQKQKKQILGAAFICPVIKPFAKDRIVEQHRIVKIDEEFIKKLRKDELEDFKSNNVVLDEYTWLRYNEEILSGMNIRDERFLDRVNKKYGFSFEIDQSDFNRPSIFLLGRQDSIVGYKDALTLLNKYPQGSFAVLDKAGHNLQIEQPQLFNSIVNEWLDRIEETPKHLNNIKYVKK